DNA from Pseudomonas mendocina:
GCCGGGCAAAAACCGCTTACCCGGACGAGGGCAAGACCGTAGCACAAGGAAAAAGTTCAGTCGGCAGCTGGAAACATGCAGTAAATGGAATATGTGCTCAGCGATCCAGGGGGCTGAGAACCGCAAGGCCACCTCGGTTGAGAACATGGGTATAGATCTGCGTGGTTCTGATATCTGCATGACCAAGCAGTTCCTGAACAGTACGAATATCCTGCCCGGCCTCCAACAAATGCGTCGCAAAACAATGACGCAACGTATGAGGTGAAATGGGCTTTACGATACCGGTCGCTTTGGCTACTCGTTTGAGATTGCGCTGTACACGCTTCTCATCCAGATGATGACGCCGCACGGCTCCGGAGCGCGGATCAACTGATAACCCAGCTGCCGGGAAGACATACTGCCAGCCCAGTTCATGGGGCGCATTGGGGTACTTGCGAGACAAGGCAAAAGGCAACCATACATCGCCGCGCCCTTGCGCCAACTCCAACTCATGCAGCGCCTTCACCACCGCAAGGTGATTGCGCAGCGGTTGCTCCAAGCGTTGTGGCAGCATGGTCACGCGATCCTTCATACCCTTACCATCGCGAATGATGATTTCGTATCGGGAGAAATCCACATCCTTGATGCGCAAACGCAGTGCCTCCATCAAACGCATCCCCGTGCCATACAGCAGACTGCACACCAACCAAATATCGCCATCCAGCCCACTCAGCACTCGACGCACCTCATCGACAGACAATACCACCGGTAACCGTTGCGGCTTCTTCGCCCGAACAATATCGGCTAACCAAGGCAGATCCAGCCCCAGCACTTCCTTGTAAAGAAACAATAGCGCCGCCAGTGCCTGATTCTGAGTAGAAGCCGAGACATCCCGCCGTACAGCAAGATCAGTCAGGAAGGCCTCAACCTCCGCAGCGCCCATATCCTGGGGATGTCTGTAACGATGAAAGCGAATGAAACGCTTCACCCACTCGCAATAGACTCGCTCGGTACGGATGGAGTAGTGTTTGAGGCGAATTCGATCACGCATCTGATCGAGTAAACGAGGCTTATCATCCATGGTGCATAACCTTCCAAAATGGTCGTCCTGACCCGGAAAGCACCAGCCTAGACAGGGAATCGCACGATGACAAGGAAGGTTATCCACCAAAGCAGGCCGCAGGTTATGCACCATTTGGTGTCTATTTATAGTTAGGTAACTCACTCATGAAGGCGGAGCAATTCACCTCCGAGAAAATCGCTCTGGCCTTTCCAGAAATGAAGAACTTGAGCGACGAGTCGATTGAAAGAAACCCGTATATATTTGAGTCACTATCTGCCTGTGAGGCCGTTGAGCTAATTCCTGCATACATGGTATATGCGCTGAAAAACCTAAGGAGCAACCCTGGCTCCATGGTTTACTTGCAGCTAATTACCACAATAAACAACTACAGCAAGTGTAAAAATCCCGGAGACACCCATGCCGGACTGTGGTTTATTCTCTCAGTCCACCAAAAGAAAGCTATGCTAGCCTTCTTGGGCCACTTGGCAAACAACCAGCCTGCGAATATTGACGCTCACGAACTAAATAAAATAATTAAAAGGTGGCAATCCGTTACCTAACAACAGGTTCAAATCGCTCGCTTCGCTCACTGGGACGGGCTAAAGCCCGCCCCTTAACCAAACGTTAGGCATTAATCATGAGCCACCAGCAATCTGACAGCGTGCTAATTCCTCTCACGGCTGACGAAGCACTTGTCCTATTTGAGTTCTTACAGCGTTTCAGCAGTACCGATGAATTAACTATCGAAGATCAATCGGAGCAGCGAGCGCTTTGGAACCTATGCTGCCTTTTCGAAAAGCACTTATCAGTCCCATTTGATGCTAACTACACCGAAATTTTGCGTGCTGCGCAAAATAGGCTCAGAGATGAGTGTTAATCATGCCTAACAATGCGCTCAAAGCGCTCACTCCGTTCGCTGGGACCGGCGAAGCCGGCCCCTTAGCTTAATCGTTAGGAAATCCATGGAACGTATTTCATCTCGAAACATACCACTGGAAATTTATCACGGCGTACCAAGGGGCTGGTCTCGTTCAGAATTGGTCGCAATTCATAAATCGTTAGGTGGTACTTTTCCAATTGCTGCAATAGAAGCAACTGAGCCTGGCGCACCATCTTGGATGCCTGACCGTTACAATTGGCTTCAATACAGAGAGGCATTGCGCGGCATTGCTAAAGGAATAAAAGCTGGTGAGCCCGCGTGTTTTGAGTTAGCTATTCGTTATATTGAGCTGAATTATTTTGGTTCTTACTCTGGCTTTCTGAGGGCTAGGTTTGCACGTTTGCTAAAATCTCAGAATCTATCAAAAACTCAAATTTCTAGGCTAAATAAACATTTTGAGTTTCTAATACAAAACAAACAGTGTTTTGAGGAATTTAAGGAATACAATAAGCTGCGTAAAAAATTAGCGGGCTTATAAATTCCTAACAAAGCAATGAACCGGATGATTTTTAAGTAGCATTTTTGCCATTCCGCTTCGCTCCATTTTACGGCAAAAGTGCTACTTAAAAACCACCGATTATCGAAACGTTATGTGCCAAAGGAGGGCCGATGTCGTTCCCTAAAGACAGAGTTGTAGTCGCAAGTGATGTAAATCCACGAGACGGGATCGGCGTCGAAATTTACAGAGACGACAAATTGGTCGTTGAAATCTTCAGGGATGACAGGGAAAGAACTCGTACAGTAACTCTATTCAAAGAATCCATTTCGCTTGAGCTTATGGAAGAGTCCATTCGAATTTTCAAAAAAGAGATTCCTTGGGATTTCATTGAGTACGAAGAATAGGCACATAACAATGCACTCAAGTCGCTCACTTCGTTCGCCGGGACCGGCTAAAGCCGGCCCCTTATCTTAATCGTTAGGCCCTATGAAAAAAATCATCGCAAACCTTATAACATTTTTTATATTCAATAGTATCGCTTCGGCTCATGAAGACACTTCACTGTCGATAAGTGCCGACGGTTCAATATCCGGGATACCGCCAGAATTTGGGGCAGTAAAGCTAAATATTGAATTTTCCAATGAAAACGCGTCCGCATCTATTTCTAAACTAGAACTAATCATCGGCGGTAAATCCCTCGTATTCCCTACGTGCCTTAGCAACCTTCTAGAAACAAATAAAATCAACACTGTAATAGCATCCGGTTCATGGTATCACGACGAGTCGTATCTCCCTTATCATTTGAGCTTTAAATTCTACGACAGCACATATAATCCAAAATCTTGGGTGAATACCGGATATTCGATTTTAGTTAACCTTAGAAATAACACACTAATAAGCATGAACAAGTATGAAATTCTTGATGATGGCTTGGGTTACCAAGAGCCTGAAATCAATCTAAAATCTCAGTGTACCGAAAGTGAGCTCAAGAGCTTTCCTTATCACCCAGTAATTTAGGTAAAGCCTAACAAATTGTTCAAATCGCTTGCTTCGCTCACTGGGACGGGCTAAAGCCCGCCCCTTAACCAAACGTTAGGCAAATCATGATCTCAGCAGTCATAAAAGTCACATTCAAAATTTCAGATATTCTAAGCTGGGTTGCGTGCCTATTTTTTGGGGCGCTCGCACTCAGCTATCCATTCATTAGTTTAAAGTTAGCTGCAAGAGATCCAAGTTACGGATCAATCGGCTTCATTGCCACAGTGATCGCAATATCAACTGCCATGACCGCGTTATTCTATCTAAATACAAGAAGGAAATTTTTTGCGGCACTGATAATTTCAATTTACTTCCTATGCCTTGCAATCTACAAATCAACCGCAGTGCACTACTCGGTTTCGGCAGTAATAATTTTTATCATTACCGCCCCGCTATTGCTCTCATACATAGAAATGAAATTATTCAAAAACGCCTAACAAATGGTTCAAACCGCTCGCTTCGCTCACTGGGACGGGCTAAAGCCCGCCCCTTAACCAAACGTTAGGCTCCCTATGGTATTCCTGGCACTTACACGTAAAGGTTATGAAAGCTACCAGCGCATTGGAGGCAAGGCAGGTGATGCGCTCTGGCTATCCGCTGGAGTATTTTCCAATGCGGAACTTGTAGCACTTAGAGGATCAGGCGTGAATTTCTCCGATTTTAACTATGCAATTGAGCCTAACGACAAGGAAGCAATTTCATGCGCAGTCGAAACCATAAAAGAGCACCATCCAAATGAAACGGTATGGGTAGAAGCTTGAGTTACGAACGCTTATCTACGTTCAACCCTTTAGCTTGGGGGCGGCCTAACAAATGGTTCAAGCCGCTCGCTCCGCTCACTCGGGACCGGCTAAAGCCGGCCCCTTAACCAATCGTTAGAGGTATCTATGAAATACACTGAGCTTCTGAGCATCCCTATTCGAGTGCTTGGAGTTTATATATTTTACTCGGCATTTCTTGCTGTAATACGGCATTACTTTGCGCTGGGTCAGGTAGCCGCAACAACCCCCGACACATATAAAACCTATGCTATCACTGCAATTCTAGAAGTGAGCATAATGGTGATCACGGCTTTCTTACTAGTAAAGCTACCATTGACAATTTCAAAATTTCTTTCTCCAGCAAAACCTGAAAGTACGTTAAGCATTAGCATCACATTTGAGCAACTCCAATCAGTCACACTTTGCGTTTTAGGTATATATATACTCACCAAAACCATCCCGGAACTCATACTTAATGCCGCTTGGATAACTCATCACTTCAGCCAACCCGAGGCCTATCCTGGCGCCCTCACTGAACTGATAATTAACGAGCTAGTTACAATCGTTGAAATGCTCCTAGGCCTATTTCTCTGCATCAAATCTGACGGAATAGGCCTTCTAATTAACCGTATTAGAAAAGCCGGGATAGCAGCGCCCTCTAACTAGTGGTTCAAACCGTTCGCTTCGCTCACTGGGACGGGCTAAAGCCCGCCCCTTAACCAAACGTTAGAAGTCATCATGGATAACTGGTACAACACCATCGAATACCAAACCCATGTAGCCGAGAGATTAGAGGCACTTGGAGAGACAAGGTACGACCTCGAGGCGTATGAATTCGCGCTTGAGGCATACCAGTACGCCCCTGAATATCATGAGAATATTCCCGCACCGCCTCCTAACCTTGGGCTCACATATCATGTAAGTGCCTTCAACTTTGCTTACTGCTATGTGCTTCACGCCAAAGAGGTTTTTGAAGCCCCTAGAGACACGCTGAACTCGTGGGGCATTACGTCATCAATGGACATCGGTGAAATCGTTTATGGTTTGGTCGGTGTAGGTTTACTAGATCAAAGTTCCGACGACAGAAAAGAGCAGTTCGAGGGGCTTTTCTTAACAAAAGACGTGTTGTGATGCCTTCTAACTAGTGATTCAAACAGTTCGCTTCGCTCACTGGGACGGACTAAAGCCCGCCCCTTAACCAAACGTTAGGCTGAATAAGCGGATACACAGAAATGCTGAAAGTTATTGCTCAAGACTTCATCAAACCGGAGCATATCGAGGACGTGATGCCTCTTTACCAAGAGCTGGTGGAGAAAACCAGGGAAGAGCCTCTGTGCCTGTCTTACGACCTGTTCATCGATCAAAAAGACCCGGGGCACTTCGTATTCATAGAGGAGTGGCCTGATCGTGCGGCGCTGGATGCACACTGCAATAGCGAGCATTTCAAAAGGCTGGTACCACTGATCGATCAATATCAACGATCACCTGGAACCTACCTGCTCATGGACGCATTCCAGTGATTCCGCTCGATCGTTAATGCAGACGCGCTGTTCGGCACACTAGCCTCAGGCATTGGATTGCTTTCGCATATGGAAAACTCATACTTGATAGCCGGGTCTGCATTGAGCGCTGTTGCAGCCCTCTTGCACATCGGCTGTATCTTTTTCGGCCCAGCGTGGTACCGCTTCTTCGGTGCAGGAGAGCGCATGGTTCGACTCTCCGCTGCCGGACACAAAGCACCCGCGCTCATCACTGCCGGCATTGCAGCCTTACTCGCACTCTGGTCGCTCTATGCGCTTTCTGGCGCCGGAGTCATTGCACCCCTTCCGTTAACGCCCATCGCGCTTTGTGTCATTACCGGCGTCTACCTTCTGCGCGGTCTGGCTGGATTCGCCCTGGCTGCGGTAGCCCCAGGTGAACGTAGCGTGGCGTTCTGGTGCTGGAGTTCGGCAATCTGTCTCGGGCTGGGTACTCTGCATCTTCTAGGCACATGGCAAGCCTGGCCACCAGCCCCATGAAACGCAGAGCGTCGCTGGCTTTACTGCTCTGCGTCCTGAGCATCGAATGCCTCGGGCATCAAGACAGAGTACTGAGCCTTCACAACGATGAGGACATCACCGGCCTGCCCGAGCGCTACTCACCGGCGGCGCTGAAAATCGAACGCTCCGGCGGCTCCAGCGAATCACTGTTGCAGGGCATCCAGATACGCATTTCAGCCTATACCTCGACACTTCCGCCGTGTGTGGTGAAGCGGCTCAACACCCGGCACGTATCTCACATAGGCCTGACGGCCTCGTGGTATCACGACCTGACATTGCTGCCGCCCTATATCAACGTCGATTTTTACGATACCGGATATGATCCACATCGCTGGGAAAACCCCAGGCATTCGATACTCTTCAACCTGAACAATGCCAAGGTAGTAAGGATGACGTACTCAAGGTTCAGCACGGACGAGAGCCGCTTCGAGTTCCTGCCTATCGACCTCTCCAGTATCTGCGACAAACGGGAGATCGAGAATGTCGTGGAGCCTGCATCGACGCCATGACAACAAACTCCCCCTCAGACGTCGGCATGATCGACGAGTGTCTGTCCATCGTCCGAACGTCGCTTGCACGATGTTTCCAACAGCAGGCCCCAAGCATTCAAGCCACATGGCCACTTTCAGGACGCGCCGTATCTGAGATTGGAGGCCGCCTAGTCGAGAGTTTCGTTTTAGCACGACTCCCGCATGAACTGAGCACCACGCCTTTTGACGGCCAGATTCTATGTGAAATACCTGAATCCGGCAGAGCGATGGAAGACATTGCGGTGACCTTCATCGGCCCACATGGAAGGGCTCGACTACTCATCGACGTCAAGGGTCATAACGAATACCGCACGGGATCGAGACCCAATTTGGCTTCGATCCGAAAATGTCTGGAACTCTATCGCAGCTCCTCACATACCGTTGATGAGCTCGTTGTCTTCTTCTGCCGTTACCGCCCATCCGTCCACCCGGATCATCACGCACAAGCGGTCGAATATCACGTTCTGCCCGAGTCGTTTAATGAGCAGGGAATTTTCCTGCTTCGTGCCCTGAGCGAAAGCAACCTGGATCCAGCCAATATCGGAAGTGGCGGCCAGTTGCTGCTTGCCAGGGAAAACAACATACGGTTAGTGAATCGTTCAAGGTCGGAGTTCGTTCAACTTCTAGAGGGTCTCCAGTCACGCCTTCAACGGGGGCGAAGTACGGTTTGAATCGACCCAGCAGGCCATTTGGCACCCTGCGAGACGACATGGAGCCAACGATGCTCAAAGCAAGAATCATGATCCTCGCAAACCGTATCGGGTTGCTAACACCGGACGAGTTGATCGCTTGGGCAGATGCGATGATTCTGGGCACCAGTGAACCACCCGGCTATCTCATCGACCTCGCATTGGGCGACCTGCCGACAGACCCCGAAGCGCTGGATCTCGTTCGCAACGAGCCCAATGAGTCAGAAATCGCTCAACTGGCGCAGCTCATTCTGGAGAGATTCAACGACACCTCGGATATGAACGAGCTTGGCCTTCACTGCTATCAACTGGCGTTGCTCGCAAAAGGCCAATCCCGCGAGCGGCTACTTTGGGTGTCGGACGAGATTCATCTGTGCGGTGAAGGCATCAAGTCTTTATCGGACTCAGAGCCCCTGCTCATGGAAGCCCTGCTGGAGACTGCACGCCCCACCATTTGAAGCTGACAAGACGAACTCTTCTTCCTTCACCCTGACTGTCGAGACGCCCGTTGAAATACCTCTACCCTCTACTTCTACTCATTTCGACCACCGTCCTCGCCGCCGAGGCAGACGAAGATCCCTGCAACGCCCAGGGTGGTGGCGTGATGGCCGGTTACCTGTGCATCGCCCAGAAAGCCAAGGTGGTGGATGAACAGTTGAACGCCGAATACCAGCTCGCCCTGCAACGAATAGAGGAAGAAGAACGCGCCCTGCGTCAGACCTGGCCGAACACCGAGCTGGTCAGCCTGTTTCGCGCGGCACAACGGGCGTGGCTGAACTTCCGCGACGCCGAGTGTCAGTTCGCCGGTATCTCTTCGACGCCTTCGCCCTGGCAAGGCGTTCAGGTCGAGGAATGCAAGTTGAGAATGACCATCGAGCGTACGGAGTACTTCAAGGGTGTGGTGGCAGGATGAATAACCTGATCGGAGCCGTTTCGATGGGCCTTCTCGCCCTGACGTCCATATCTGCTCTCGGGGAGGAGCGCACACCCGTCGACTCCATCCTGACAGCCACCTGGCAACAGTTCGCCGGCGAGTACTGGCCAAGCCCGCTGTGTGGCAAGGATGAACTCACCCTGTGGAGTTGCGAGGCCGGCAGTCGCGCCTACGCGTTCTGTTCGTCCCGCGAGGTAACCCGCACCTCAGGCTATATGCAGTACCGCGCATCCCGGCACGGCAAGGTCGAATTCACCTACCCGCAGCAGAAGAAACCACCGCTGGGTTCGTTTACCTACAACTCCTTCGGCAACGGTAATGCCTCCATCGAATTCAGCAACGGTGGGCATGGCTACACGCTGGTCGATCAGCTCAGAGGAGCATCGTCCATTCTCGTCGCCCTGCCCTCCGGTCAGGGCAAGCAGATAGAGATCGCCTGTGGTGGCAACCAGACCCTGCAGCTCAACTACACGATGCGGCTGATGTACGACGCCGGTATCTGGAGCGATTACTGAGCGCGATTCCCGGTAGAATCGCCGCTCCCACTCCCGAGTCGAACACGATGAGCAACGATCCTCTTCACGGCCTGACGCTCAAGGCCATTCTCCAGGCGCTGGTCGACAAGCACGGCTGGGATCGGCTCGGACAGCTGATCAGCATCCGCTGCTTCCAGCATGAGCCGAGCATCGAGTCGAGTCTGAAATTTCTGCGCAAGACGCCCTGGGCGAGGGAGAAGGTCGAGGCGCTTTACATCAAGGACATCGCGCGGCACGCCTGATCGCTCTCAGAGCGTGTTCAAAGTCTGCTGCGCGTCGGCCATGCAGCGTTGAAATCAAGCTGGAACGCCAGCCCGGTCAGAATGCTCATTTACAGCTCGTAAAGTCGAACGCGACTCCGAGCGTTTTTCGCTCGATTCGCGGGGCCGCCATCGGTATTGCCTGGCTCTAGCTCGCGAGACTTTGAACAGGCTCTCAGGCGCGCGTGGCCTCGATGCGCTTGACTGCTTCCACCCAGGCCAGATCAAGGCGATTCTGCTCCACGTCCAGCCCCTGTTGCTCCATCGCCTCGCGGTGCGCGTCGATCTCGTGAACCATCTGGCTCAGCTCACTGGAGTTGCCATCGAGCTGGTGCATCTGGGTCACGCCCAAGTGATAGAAGCGCAGCAGTTTCATTGCCGTCTCATCGCCCTGAGCAACGCCCGCCTTGACGTGATGCATGACGTTGGTGATGCGCATCAGGCTACGCTTGAGCCGCCAGCCGTAAACGGCCGGCGCCATCCACGGGCGTGACCAGAACTGCAAGCGCACCAGTGCCACTGTCAGGGCAAAGCCAGTCAGCACACCGAGCAGGTTCCAGCGGAAGTTGTCGTCACCACCCGGCTCACCGAACAGCTGCACGCTGAGTGTCGCCAGCAACATGGCGAGGCTGACGAAGATCACCGCCACCAGCATCGTGATGCGACGGGTCTGCTGACGATATTTCTCGGGGCTGGTGGGGACAATTTCGAACATGCGCATGGGCTCTGAAACGAGGGCGAGGCGCGATGTTACGCCAGCGCAGCGGATTGCACGAACCTGCGATCGTTACCGACCGTTTGTCGTGAGCCACTGCACGCGTCAGGGAACGGCATGGCGCAACCATTCACTGGGGCTGGCTCCGACCTTGCGGCGAAACGCACGCGCCAGCGCCGAGGGGCTTTCGTAGCCGACCTCATCGGCGATCAGCGCCATGGGCCGGCCTTCACGCAGGCGCTTCTGCGCCAGGCTGACGCGCCAGCCCACCAGATAATCCGCCGGGGTGGCACCGACCACCTGGTGAAAATGCGCCGCGAAACTGGCGCGCGACATACCAGCCAGCGCCGCCAGCTCGGCCACCGACCAGCCATGTTCCGGTCGCTCATGCAGTTGATTGAGCGCACGCGCCAGACGCGGCTCGGCCAGCCCGGCCATCATTCCCGAAGCCAGCTCGCGGCTGTTCATCAAATGCCGCAGCAGTTGGATCACCATCAACTCGAACAGGCGGTTGAGCACCAGCTCGCGCCCGCAGTCCTCCCCTTCTGCCTCGGCGAACAGCCAGTCCAGGCAACCGCTCAGGCTCGGCAGCTCGCGCAGGGGTTTGACGATGGCACCAGGCAATGCGCGCGACAGCGGATTGTCGATACCACCGTCGAAGGCCAGCGTGGCGCACACCAGCTCGGCGCCATCGGCCTCGCTGGCACTCATCCGATGCAGGCGCGGCCGCGCCACCAGCATCAGGCTCGGTTCTT
Protein-coding regions in this window:
- a CDS encoding integron integrase, producing MDDKPRLLDQMRDRIRLKHYSIRTERVYCEWVKRFIRFHRYRHPQDMGAAEVEAFLTDLAVRRDVSASTQNQALAALLFLYKEVLGLDLPWLADIVRAKKPQRLPVVLSVDEVRRVLSGLDGDIWLVCSLLYGTGMRLMEALRLRIKDVDFSRYEIIIRDGKGMKDRVTMLPQRLEQPLRNHLAVVKALHELELAQGRGDVWLPFALSRKYPNAPHELGWQYVFPAAGLSVDPRSGAVRRHHLDEKRVQRNLKRVAKATGIVKPISPHTLRHCFATHLLEAGQDIRTVQELLGHADIRTTQIYTHVLNRGGLAVLSPLDR
- a CDS encoding putative quinol monooxygenase: MLKVIAQDFIKPEHIEDVMPLYQELVEKTREEPLCLSYDLFIDQKDPGHFVFIEEWPDRAALDAHCNSEHFKRLVPLIDQYQRSPGTYLLMDAFQ
- a CDS encoding lysozyme inhibitor LprI family protein; the protein is MKYLYPLLLLISTTVLAAEADEDPCNAQGGGVMAGYLCIAQKAKVVDEQLNAEYQLALQRIEEEERALRQTWPNTELVSLFRAAQRAWLNFRDAECQFAGISSTPSPWQGVQVEECKLRMTIERTEYFKGVVAG
- a CDS encoding VF530 family DNA-binding protein is translated as MSNDPLHGLTLKAILQALVDKHGWDRLGQLISIRCFQHEPSIESSLKFLRKTPWAREKVEALYIKDIARHA
- a CDS encoding DUF3087 domain-containing protein, which encodes MFEIVPTSPEKYRQQTRRITMLVAVIFVSLAMLLATLSVQLFGEPGGDDNFRWNLLGVLTGFALTVALVRLQFWSRPWMAPAVYGWRLKRSLMRITNVMHHVKAGVAQGDETAMKLLRFYHLGVTQMHQLDGNSSELSQMVHEIDAHREAMEQQGLDVEQNRLDLAWVEAVKRIEATRA
- a CDS encoding AraC family transcriptional regulator, which translates into the protein MDRLSSLLHHFNLHASTFHRGGFCGTSSHGEHEPHGYIHLLRAGRMSFREDDGRELRLEEPSLMLVARPRLHRMSASEADGAELVCATLAFDGGIDNPLSRALPGAIVKPLRELPSLSGCLDWLFAEAEGEDCGRELVLNRLFELMVIQLLRHLMNSRELASGMMAGLAEPRLARALNQLHERPEHGWSVAELAALAGMSRASFAAHFHQVVGATPADYLVGWRVSLAQKRLREGRPMALIADEVGYESPSALARAFRRKVGASPSEWLRHAVP